A window of the Streptomyces albireticuli genome harbors these coding sequences:
- a CDS encoding ABC transporter ATP-binding protein, with protein MTTSTPDRRTSSGPSDTPHSAEPTAPTAPTDPSDSSDSSGPADPFDKDVLPAPKGASLTLLRSLLAPARWPVRVAVVVLLLQQAAVQAGPLLVAFAIDRGVPALRRGDHGPLTLIGAAYLVSALASGLLQFAFIRITARVGQDVLLDLRGRIFRHAQSLSVDFHDRYTSGRLISRATTDVESIRELLNEGLQELIGVALSVVYVSAVLLYLDWGTGAAAVLSFAPLYLLVRSYRRRSMRVYGERSTAVARVIVKFTETMNGIRPVQAFRRERANEKDFDALNARHLKANGEAMLEMARYVVTSRLVANTALAGIVLWGAYRVADGALALGALAASVLYLRRLYDPIDRLAMFLNSYQSAAASLEKIAGLLAQRPSVPEPAEPRPLPERTSGGPGREVVFDGVRFAYRTGGEVLPRFDLTLPAGRTVAVVGSTGAGKSTLAKLLARFYDPTEGEVRLDGVPLRELAGPELRRGVVMVTQESFLFSGTVADNIAIGRPGATREEIERAARAIGAHDFITALPDGYDTDVRKRGGRISAGQRQLVGFARALLADPAVLILDEATSSLDVPGERAVQRAMGTVLRGRTAVVIAHRLSTVEIADRVLVMADGRIVEDGTPAELIAGTGRFAELHRAWRDSLV; from the coding sequence ATGACCACCAGCACCCCCGACCGGCGGACCTCCTCCGGCCCGTCCGACACCCCTCACTCCGCGGAACCCACAGCTCCCACAGCTCCCACTGACCCCTCCGACTCCTCCGATTCCTCCGGTCCCGCCGATCCTTTCGACAAGGACGTGCTGCCCGCGCCGAAGGGCGCCTCCCTCACCCTGTTGCGCTCGCTCCTCGCGCCCGCCCGGTGGCCGGTGCGGGTCGCCGTCGTGGTGCTGCTGCTCCAGCAGGCCGCCGTGCAGGCCGGGCCGCTGCTCGTCGCGTTCGCCATCGACCGCGGTGTGCCCGCCCTCCGCCGGGGCGACCACGGCCCGCTGACCCTGATCGGCGCCGCCTATCTGGTCTCCGCGCTGGCCTCCGGGCTGCTCCAGTTCGCCTTCATCCGGATCACCGCGCGCGTCGGCCAGGACGTCCTGCTGGACCTGCGCGGCCGGATCTTCCGCCACGCCCAGTCACTCAGCGTCGACTTCCACGACCGCTACACCTCGGGCCGGCTGATCTCCCGGGCGACCACGGACGTCGAGTCGATCCGCGAGCTGCTGAACGAGGGCCTCCAGGAGCTGATCGGCGTCGCCCTGTCGGTGGTCTACGTCTCCGCGGTGCTGCTGTACCTGGACTGGGGCACCGGCGCCGCGGCCGTGCTCTCCTTCGCGCCGCTGTATCTGCTCGTGCGCTCCTACCGGCGCCGCTCGATGCGCGTCTACGGGGAGCGGTCCACGGCGGTCGCGCGGGTGATCGTGAAGTTCACCGAGACGATGAACGGCATCCGGCCGGTCCAGGCGTTCCGCCGCGAGCGCGCCAACGAGAAGGACTTCGACGCGCTCAACGCCCGGCACCTGAAGGCCAACGGCGAGGCGATGCTGGAGATGGCCCGCTATGTGGTGACCTCACGGCTGGTGGCCAACACCGCGCTGGCGGGGATCGTGCTCTGGGGTGCCTACCGGGTGGCGGACGGCGCGCTCGCGCTGGGCGCGCTGGCGGCCTCGGTGCTGTATCTGCGCCGGCTGTACGACCCGATCGACCGGCTCGCGATGTTCCTCAACTCCTACCAGTCCGCGGCCGCGTCCCTGGAGAAGATCGCGGGCCTGCTGGCCCAGCGGCCGTCGGTCCCCGAGCCGGCGGAGCCGCGGCCGCTGCCGGAGCGGACGTCCGGCGGGCCGGGCCGCGAGGTGGTCTTCGACGGGGTGCGGTTCGCGTACCGCACGGGCGGCGAGGTGCTGCCCCGCTTCGACCTGACGCTGCCCGCCGGCCGGACGGTGGCCGTGGTGGGCTCGACGGGCGCGGGCAAGTCCACGCTCGCCAAGCTCCTCGCGCGCTTCTACGACCCGACGGAGGGCGAGGTCCGGCTGGACGGCGTCCCGCTGCGCGAGCTGGCCGGGCCGGAGCTGCGGCGCGGGGTGGTGATGGTGACGCAGGAGTCGTTCCTCTTCTCCGGCACGGTCGCCGACAACATCGCCATCGGCCGCCCCGGCGCCACCCGCGAGGAGATCGAGCGGGCGGCCCGGGCGATCGGGGCGCACGACTTCATCACGGCCCTGCCGGACGGCTACGACACGGACGTCCGCAAGCGCGGCGGGCGGATCTCGGCGGGGCAGCGGCAGCTCGTCGGCTTCGCGCGGGCCCTGCTCGCCGACCCGGCGGTGCTCATCCTCGACGAGGCCACGTCCTCGCTGGACGTCCCGGGCGAACGGGCGGTGCAGCGGGCCATGGGCACGGTGCTGCGCGGGCGCACGGCCGTGGTGATCGCCCACCGGCTGTCGACCGTGGAGATCGCGGACCGGGTGCTGGTGATGGCGGACGGCCGGATCGTGGAGGACGGCACCCCCGCCGAGCTGATCGCGGGCACGGGCCGCTTCGCGGAGCTGCACCGCGCCTGGCGGGACAGCCTGGTCTGA
- a CDS encoding M4 family metallopeptidase, translating into MRPTPHRRAVATGALVAVTAMLAVGVQTGSATARTDATDAGRTLVAKADPGAMPVKLTPSQRAELIRDANATKAQTAKTLGLGAKEQLVVRDISKDANGTLHTRYERTYDGLPVLGGDLVVDATKGGTPKTVAKATKARLAVPTTSASFAAGTAEKDAVKAAQAQGSKATKAERAPRKVIWAADGTPVLAYETVVGGLQHDGTPNELHVITDARTGKKLFEFQGVKQGVGNSQYSGKVTIGTSGSAPSFQLNDPTRGGHKTYNLNRGTSGTGTLFTDADDTWGNGTSSDPATAGVDAHYGAQLTWDYYKNVHGRSGIKGDGKGAYSRVHYGNAYVNAFWQDTCFCMTYGDGSGNAKPLTSIDVAAHEMTHGVTSATANLTYSGESGGLNEATSDIFAAAVEFWAENPTDKGDYLVGEKIDINSNGTPLRYMDKPSKDSRSKDAWYSGIGSIDVHYSSGPANHWFYLASEGSGQKVVNGVSYDSPTSDGKPVTGIGRDNAAKIWFKALTQRMQSNTNYAGARDATLWAAGELFGVGSETYNNAANAWAAINVGSRATTGVSVTAPGDQTSIVNTAVQLQIKASSSSSGALTYSATGLPAGLSINSSTGLISGTPTATGTSNVTVTVKDSAGQTGTSSFKWTVNTTGGGSVFENTTPVAIPDASSAVTSPIVVTRSGNGSSTLKVDVNITHTYRGDLKIDLVAPDGKSWQLKGSDPWDSAEDVKETYTVDASGASASGTWKLQVQDVYSGDDGTVNSWKLSF; encoded by the coding sequence GTGAGACCCACCCCCCATCGGCGCGCAGTCGCCACCGGCGCGCTGGTCGCCGTGACGGCGATGCTGGCCGTCGGCGTGCAGACCGGTTCCGCCACCGCCCGCACCGACGCCACGGACGCCGGCCGCACCCTCGTCGCCAAGGCGGACCCGGGCGCCATGCCCGTCAAGCTCACCCCCTCGCAGCGCGCCGAGCTGATACGCGACGCGAACGCCACCAAGGCGCAGACCGCGAAGACCCTGGGCCTCGGCGCCAAGGAGCAGCTGGTCGTCCGTGACATCAGCAAGGACGCCAACGGCACGCTGCACACCCGCTACGAGCGCACCTACGACGGTCTGCCGGTCCTCGGCGGCGACCTCGTCGTCGACGCCACCAAGGGCGGCACCCCCAAGACCGTCGCCAAGGCGACCAAGGCGCGCCTCGCGGTCCCGACGACCAGCGCCTCGTTCGCCGCCGGCACCGCCGAGAAGGACGCGGTCAAGGCCGCGCAGGCACAGGGCTCGAAGGCCACCAAGGCGGAGCGGGCGCCCCGCAAGGTGATCTGGGCGGCCGACGGCACGCCCGTCCTCGCCTACGAGACCGTGGTCGGCGGCCTCCAGCACGACGGCACCCCGAACGAGCTGCACGTCATCACGGACGCGCGGACCGGCAAGAAGCTCTTCGAGTTCCAGGGCGTCAAGCAGGGCGTGGGCAACAGCCAGTACAGCGGCAAGGTCACCATCGGCACCTCGGGGTCCGCCCCGTCGTTCCAGCTCAACGACCCCACGCGCGGCGGCCACAAGACCTACAACCTCAACCGCGGCACGTCCGGCACCGGCACGCTCTTCACGGACGCGGACGACACCTGGGGCAACGGCACCAGCAGTGACCCGGCCACGGCGGGCGTCGACGCCCACTACGGCGCGCAGCTCACCTGGGACTACTACAAGAACGTCCACGGGCGCAGCGGCATCAAGGGCGACGGCAAGGGCGCGTACAGCCGGGTCCACTACGGCAACGCCTATGTGAACGCCTTCTGGCAGGACACCTGCTTCTGCATGACGTACGGCGACGGCAGCGGCAACGCCAAGCCGCTGACCTCGATCGACGTGGCCGCGCACGAGATGACGCACGGCGTCACCTCGGCCACCGCGAACCTCACCTACAGCGGCGAGTCCGGCGGTCTGAACGAGGCCACCTCGGACATCTTCGCGGCCGCCGTGGAGTTCTGGGCCGAGAACCCCACCGACAAGGGCGACTACCTGGTCGGCGAGAAGATCGACATCAACAGCAACGGCACCCCGCTGCGCTACATGGACAAGCCCAGCAAGGACAGCCGTTCCAAGGACGCCTGGTACTCGGGCATCGGCTCCATCGACGTGCACTACTCGTCGGGCCCGGCCAACCACTGGTTCTACCTGGCCTCCGAGGGCAGCGGCCAGAAGGTCGTCAACGGCGTCTCCTACGACTCCCCGACCTCCGACGGCAAGCCCGTCACCGGCATCGGCCGGGACAACGCCGCCAAGATCTGGTTCAAGGCGCTGACCCAGCGGATGCAGTCCAACACCAACTACGCGGGCGCGCGCGACGCGACGCTGTGGGCCGCCGGTGAGCTCTTCGGCGTCGGCAGCGAGACGTACAACAACGCCGCCAACGCGTGGGCCGCGATCAACGTCGGCAGCCGGGCCACCACCGGTGTCTCGGTCACCGCGCCCGGCGACCAGACCAGCATCGTGAACACCGCCGTACAGCTCCAGATCAAGGCGTCGAGCTCCTCCTCCGGCGCCCTGACCTACTCGGCCACGGGCCTGCCCGCCGGCCTGTCGATCAACTCCTCGACGGGTCTGATCTCCGGCACCCCGACGGCCACCGGCACCAGCAACGTCACGGTGACGGTGAAGGACTCGGCCGGCCAGACCGGCACGTCCTCCTTCAAGTGGACCGTGAACACCACCGGTGGCGGCAGCGTCTTCGAGAACACCACCCCGGTGGCGATCCCGGACGCCAGCAGCGCCGTCACCTCGCCGATCGTCGTGACCCGCAGCGGCAACGGCTCCTCGACGCTGAAGGTGGACGTGAACATCACGCACACCTACCGCGGTGACCTCAAGATCGACCTGGTCGCCCCGGACGGCAAGTCCTGGCAGCTCAAGGGCTCCGACCCGTGGGACTCCGCCGAGGACGTCAAGGAGACCTACACCGTCGACGCCTCCGGCGCCTCCGCGAGCGGCACCTGGAAGCTCCAGGTCCAGGACGTCTACTCCGGTGACGACGGCACGGTCAACAGCTGGAAGCTGAGCTTCTGA
- a CDS encoding serine hydrolase domain-containing protein produces MRQRAVRTALLSLAVTAVLGATTAGTALAPAYAAGPATATTATAPGRERGSGHEATRAALRRLVEEGRLPGAAAVARDGRGTWFGSAGVADTGTGAKRTADDRFRAASITKVFIATVLLQLAAEGRLGMDDTVEKWLPGLVRGNGNDGRRVTLRQLLNHTSGIPNHTEDPAFQHNSSGKGFPEHRYDTHTPESLVALAMTYPPRSAPGEKPVYSNTNYVLAGLVIEKATGRTYAEEVTRRVIEPLGLRGTSFPGTGARMPAPHPVGYSRFHDDAPDAPVHDATEQNMTWLGAAGDLISTAGDLDRFHRALFRGDLLPPDRLAEMLDGVPGQGGMRYGLGVQSAELTCGVTVVGKDGRTNGSMSATVGTVDGRHQLTFNINGDWLQDTSLYFDVMEAEFCGKVPGRS; encoded by the coding sequence ATGAGGCAGCGAGCCGTACGCACCGCACTGCTCTCCCTGGCCGTGACCGCCGTGCTGGGCGCCACCACCGCGGGCACCGCCCTCGCCCCGGCGTACGCGGCCGGGCCGGCCACCGCCACCACGGCCACCGCTCCCGGCCGGGAACGGGGCTCCGGCCACGAGGCGACCCGGGCCGCGCTGCGGAGGCTGGTGGAGGAGGGCCGGCTCCCCGGCGCGGCCGCCGTGGCCAGGGACGGCCGGGGGACCTGGTTCGGCTCGGCCGGCGTCGCGGACACCGGCACGGGCGCGAAGCGCACGGCGGACGACCGCTTCCGGGCGGCGAGCATCACCAAGGTCTTCATCGCCACCGTGCTCCTCCAGCTGGCGGCGGAGGGGAGGCTGGGCATGGACGACACCGTCGAGAAGTGGCTGCCGGGCCTGGTCCGGGGCAACGGCAACGACGGCCGCCGGGTCACGCTGCGCCAGCTCCTCAACCACACCAGCGGCATCCCCAACCACACCGAGGACCCCGCCTTCCAGCACAACTCCTCCGGCAAGGGCTTCCCGGAACACCGCTACGACACCCATACGCCCGAGTCGCTGGTCGCCCTCGCGATGACGTACCCGCCGCGGTCCGCCCCGGGGGAGAAGCCGGTGTACTCCAACACCAACTACGTGCTCGCCGGCCTGGTCATCGAGAAGGCCACGGGACGGACGTACGCCGAGGAGGTCACGCGCCGCGTCATCGAGCCGCTGGGGCTGCGCGGGACCTCGTTCCCCGGCACCGGCGCCCGGATGCCCGCGCCGCACCCCGTCGGCTACTCCCGGTTCCACGACGACGCGCCCGACGCCCCGGTCCACGACGCCACCGAGCAGAACATGACCTGGCTGGGCGCGGCCGGCGACCTGATATCCACCGCCGGCGACCTCGACCGCTTCCACCGCGCCCTGTTCCGGGGCGACCTGCTGCCCCCGGACCGGCTCGCGGAGATGCTCGACGGGGTGCCCGGGCAGGGCGGGATGCGCTACGGCCTCGGGGTGCAGTCCGCGGAGCTCACCTGCGGGGTGACCGTCGTCGGCAAGGACGGCCGCACCAACGGCTCGATGTCCGCGACGGTCGGCACCGTGGACGGCCGGCACCAGCTCACCTTCAACATCAACGGCGACTGGCTCCAGGACACCTCGCTCTACTTCGACGTGATGGAGGCGGAGTTCTGCGGCAAGGTCCCCGGGCGGTCCTGA